A DNA window from Impatiens glandulifera chromosome 7, dImpGla2.1, whole genome shotgun sequence contains the following coding sequences:
- the LOC124946169 gene encoding WAT1-related protein At5g47470 — protein MGAGAGKREMFEDFAIVTGLVAVQFVYAGNSVLLSYLMELGLNPLTIVIFSTFSTFLVLSLPSIYFERSKWPKNFTLRLFFQLVLMAFAGVTLFQTLFLKGIKLTSPAIATAMPNLAPGLIFIIAVAFRLEKVKLSCIYSKVKIVGTLLCVIGALTMSIMQSSINNTTELPKQNHTSSSHDDDGLIYFDQNKVMGCMYLVAAVVVLSSNIVLQAKILTEFPAPVSICTITSLIGVFITLVIEFIRNHKLEFWMPDVISTQDLIGYCLLGGTISGVCFSFNGWAIKKRGPVLVSMFSPISTVVSAIVSFFTLGEVLPIGSLFGMVLMFTGLYFFLWAKGKEGFSYPGAVALEGGEPYDMEKPLLS, from the exons atgGGCGCCGGCGCCGGAAAAAGAGAGATGTTTGAAGATTTTGCCATAGTTACAGGGCTGGTTGCAGTCCAGTTTGTATATGCAGGAAATTCAGTTTTGTTAAGTTATCTCATGGAATTGGGTCTTAATCCTTTAACCATTGTCATCTTCTCCACCTTTTCCACTTTCCttgttctctctcttccttcCATTTATTTCGAAAG AAGCAAATGGCCCAAGAATTTCACTCTCAGATTGTTTTTTCAGCTTGTTTTAATGGCGTTTGCAGG GGTAACATTATTCCAAACATTATTCTTGAAGGGAATAAAACTTACATCACCCGCAATAGCAACCGCCATGCCAAATCTTGCTCCAGGGCTCATCTTTATCATCGCAGTAGCTTTCAG gTTAGAGAAAGTTAAGCTAAGCTGTATTTACAGTAAAGTGAAGATTGTCGGTACATTACTATGTGTAATAGGTGCATTAACAATGAGCATTATGCAAAGTTCAATAAACAACACCACCGAATTACCAAAACAAAATCATACATCATCATCGCACGACGACGACGGTTTGATTTATTTCGATCAAAACAAGGTCATGGGCTGTATGTACCTCGTGGCTGCTGTCGTGGTTCTCTCGAGTAACATAGTCTTGCAG GCTAAAATATTGACAGAATTTCCTGCCCCGGTTTCAATATGTACAATAACATCACTTATTGGTGTGTTTATAACATTAGTGATTGAATTTATCCGTAATCATAAGCTTGAATTTTGGATGCCTGATGTCATTAGTACCCAAGACCTAATTGGCTATTGTCTTTTG GGAGGGACGATAAGTGGAGTTTGCTTTAGTTTCAATGGATGGGCAATAAAGAAAAGAGGGCCGGTTCTCGTGTCTATGTTCAGTCCCATTTCGACGGTTGTATCCGCCATTGTCTCATTTTTCACCTTAGGAGAAGTGCTCCCCATTGGAAG TTTATTTGGGATGGTCTTAATGTTTACGGGTCTATATTTCTTCCTTTGGGCAAAGGGTAAAGAAGGGTTTTCCTATCCCGGAGCTGTCGCACTAGAAGGCGGTGAACCTTACGACATGGAAAAGCCTCTCTTGTCTTAG